GTTTCTGTTCAGTCTCTGTGAACTTATCACTGGCAGCAAAgtaatttattgagcacttgttATATCTCCAGGCGACCCCTTACCAGAGCCTAGCTTCTGGCAGCATTGTGGCATACCCTTGCCCGGCCCAGTGTCTGTGTGCTGCTGAGTTCTCTGGGAGAGGGCACAGGCAGGCACCTCGGAGGAGAAGGGTtgcctgggggtgggtgggggctgagggaggacCCTGCGGTTGTAGGCtcccctttctggcctgccctgAAGTGGCAAGTGCAAGTTTGGCTGCTCTCTTAGGCCTTCCCCTTgcctggggctcagtttcctccacATGAGCACAGGCCAGGAGGCAGGCCTGGAGAAGAGCCTCTTTGAACCTGGGTCCTGGGGAGGCGTTGTCTTCTGCTCCCCTGTTGCTGGGAGCAGGTTTATCAAGTGTTTTGAGACTTCCTGGGGTGGGGCTTTGACTAAGACCCACAGGGAAGGACCCTGAAGGGGGACTGGCCAGGTCAGCCGAGGGTGGGTTTTTCTTCCGCTGTCAGGTGTGTGAGAGCCCCTGAGGGATGGTGGCTGGGACTCTGGCTGGTGGAGATCAGAGACAGTGAAGGTGAGAGGAACACTCACAAGTTTCCCGGACCCTGGAGGCACCTTCTTTCTACAGAGATGGGACAGGaagtccctgcctccctccaaatacattttttttttttttttttcttaaataataccATGAACCATGGCATTTCAGGCCAGGGTCTGATCAGCGGTGTCTGTAGTGCTGACCATTCCTATGTGGCATGACTGGGAAAGGAAGGgcggtgcctttttttttttttttttttttttttttttttttagattttctttttaagcaatcttgacacccaacatggggcttgaactcacaaccctgagattaggagtcacatgcgccactgactgagccagcgagggACCCCATGGAAGGGGCTGCCTTTTGACCCTGTGACGTGACCATGTGTTCCCTGCTTGGAAGCCTTCAGTGGCTCCCGTCACTCTTAGGATACTGAGTCTGAGCTTTTTAGATGGCGGTTAAGGCCTGTCTGATCACCAGCCTCATCTCCTTACACTTTCTCCCTTGCGCTCTCTGCTTTAGCTATactggccttcttttttttttttttttttaagattttatttatttatttgacagagagagatcacaagtaagcagagaggcaggcagagagagaggaggaagcaggctccctgctgagcagaaagcccgaagtggggctcgaacccaggacctgggatcatgacctgagccgaaggcagcggctttaacccactgagccacccaggcgcccctatactggCCTTCTTAGTGTTCTTCAAACATAACCCATTTTTTccctcacctcagggcctttgcacgtgctgttCCTTCTGGGTAGATTACTCTTCTTGGTTCCCTCACACCCCGTGCCTTACCAACTCCAATCATCTTTCAGATTAAATATTACTTCCTTAGGGAAACCTCCTTGAACCTTATGGCAGGGTCCCCCTGTGATATCTTCCAGTTATCACCCTGTCTTCCTCCTTCAGAGCTCGAATTATAGAAGTGATTGTCTACTTAATGTTTGTCATCCTGACAGAGCATAAACGCTCAAGCAAAGTCATGGATGGAGTTTCCCTGGTGCCTGACACGGACACTGGCTGCCCTTATAATAGGTACCCAATAGATAGAGTGCGATGGGTGAGTGAGTTAAAcctacaaaacaaaatgagaatgtCTGTTTAAGAAGTCCACAGCCTTGGCCTCTTGGGCCTTTTAGAATTATAGCAGTGGTAGTTCTCAAAAGGGCCTGGGTCTttctggaagaggcagaggcCCCATTATCTCCATGTTAACCTTCCTCCATAGAGGGGTGATTCTCAGTAAGTTGGACTCTGGTGAGACCAAGAACAGTCCTGCTCCTTTTTCTGGAAGATTGTCAATCTCGGCTGGTTTTCTCCTCCCCCAGGACATGAAGCAGCCTTCGCTGCTTTCCTCTGCTGCCTCTGCAAGATTGGGGTGCTCCGGGTAGATGACCAAATAGCTATTGTCTTCAAGGTGTTCAATCGGTGAGTGGGAAGACAAGAGCAGCAGCGGgggtttctcctcctcctcactgccaGGCTGGGGACAGGTGCTGGAGGGCTCTCCTGAGTGGTTGTTGCTTCTTCTGGCCTGTCCTGATCAAGCTTTGGCTGTGGGTGGGGCGCGCACAAAGCCTTCTGGCAGGTTCAGATTCAAGTAAGGACAAGTGAAGGAAATGTCACGTGCCGACCGCTCATGCTTCCGCGGCACTGGCCGTGTCGAGCCGTGTCCCAAGCGCTCCATGCGTGTCTCGCTCCCTAGATTGCCCCACCAGCTCTAGGCAGCAGTGACCgtcatttccattttgtagatgaagaaagggaggcccagagagatcaGCTGTCTTCTGatccctgaggtcacacagccagctgAACCCTGCCCCCTGCAGTCGGGCTCtgaccccccccctcccccccgcaacCTGCCCCGCAGCACAGGTGTGTGCATCCACCAGGGGCCTCTGACAGCACCGTGCCGTTCCGGGCCCCGCTCTGGTGGTGTTGATGCCTGGGCTTCTGAAGACAGGAACATAGCCCCCGagaagagggaaggtgggagccGGCAGGCCCTGGGAGGTGATCTGCTCCGTCCCCCACCAGCCTTCCGATGGGCCTGCCAGAGTTAGAgaggctggggctgctgctcaGGGGCTCCGTTGTCAGGAGTTGGTGGCACTAAATCCCCCTTTCTTCCTGGGCCAGAAGAAGGCtgtgtgggagaaaaaaataaagcgaCATTATTTTGAGAGTACCAGCTGATGCATAACTTACGCATGTAGGTTTTAATTGAAAATAGGGACCAGTTACACTCTTACGTGGTTATTTCTGGCCTCCGTGAGCTCCCAGTGGCAGAAGGGTTGAGACTGTCTTTTTGCCTTCTGCTAcctctttctcctgctccctcctgcgCAGGTACCTGGAGGTTATGCGGAAACTCCAGAAGACATACAGGATGGAGCCAGCCGGCAGCCAGGGAGTGTGGGGCCTGGATGActttcagtttctgcctttcATCTGGGGCAGCTCGCAGCTGATAGGTACTGAAGGGGCgcctacccgcccccccccccccccccccccgtcctcCCCTGCACACCCTGGGGGGGGGTGTGGTCTGTCcgcccccctcccttcctgcctcgctgctgctgctgctcaggGCCGACAGTGACAGCTTGTAAAGCAGGCATTAGACCGGCTGTTGACGGAGGCTGTTTGCTGTCGACCTTGTGCTTCGAGCCAGCGTGGCAGGCCGGGGGAGGCGGAGGCAGAGTGTGCTGAGATAATGGAAAGTGACAAGGGCCGGTGCAGGGGCACTTGCCTGGTGCATAATGGACTGGTGTGAAATGTGCCCCGGCTCCTGGCAAAGCTGCGGGGTTTTATGTTGAAAATGAGGGGCTCTTTTGACTCGGTGACCGGCGTCATCCGCCGTTATTATCAAGTTGTGTGCAAGGGGCCCGTCAGGGAGCAGCCACCCAGTGCGGGGCAGCGAGCCACTTCCTGTGGGCCCTCTGTGCTGGCTCCCCTCACTTGGCCCTGCTTTCCAGGCGGGGGCGGCTCCCTGGGGTCTCCGGTGGGTGAGGGTCCGGTGGCAACTTCTGCTACAGTGGAGGATGAACTGTTTACAAGATAATATTCATAAGCGTTTGCACatttgctctgtgccaggccctgctctaAGCATTTTAGGTAGATTATCTCCCAGAACCTTCTCAGTGACCCTGGTCTTTGCCTGCATGAGACTAGGCACCCTTGACAAGGGGTAAACGTGCGTGGGCACCAGGCCCGGGGCTCTCCCGTGGTCCCGACCATCAGGCAGCATGAGGGAGGGGCTGTTCATAGCCCCActgcacagatgaggaaaccaagcctCAGAGAGCTGAAGTCACTGggtcaaggtcacatggctagaaAAAGGCAAAGCCACCGCTTGTTCCACtaggacacacacgcacacacgcacacacacgtgcacaaacacatacacatactcgTCATTTATTGCTTCCACAAGGTCAAGTGTTGAGGGTGCACCGGTGGGACTGTGGCTCCAGGGTAGGTGTAGACTGCCCTGGGCTGAGGTGGCACTCTGTGGGTGTGAGTGTCTCACTCTGAACCCCGGGGCTCTTTGCTGTTCCCAGACCACCCGTATTTGGAGCCCAGGCACTTTGTCGATGAGAAGGCCGTGAATGAGAACCACAAGGACTACATGTTCCTGGAATGTATCCTGTTTATCACtgaggtgaggggaagggggtgagggagaagcccaTGGCAGCCTCTGGCTGAGGTCAGCGGAGGCTGGTGGCTTTGGAGTGGGACAGAGGAGCCGGAGCTCTTGCTTGAAGATGGCAGGGCTGGCCCTCGAAGGAGGATTATTGACAAGAAAGCCCCAGTAGGCCTGTGAAAGGTTAAGCCAGCTTCTGACTGTCTGGCGTCTCCTCCCCCAAATCTGTGGTCTGGGAACTCTGCGGGACTCGAGCTGAGGGACTGGGACTCGGTGGCTTGTGCACTTGGTGACTGATGCAGCTGGtctgagggggtgggtggggcccACGAGCTCTGTCCAGCACACGCATGTGGCTGTGCAGGATGAAACCCATGCAGGAGGCCGGGAGACTCAGGCGGATAGCGGGGCTAGAGTTCCGCTGAGGGGGTGTGTCTCGGTCAGTGCTTGAGGACACGGGCCAGATGAGGTGCTGGAGGTGAACCAAGGAGGCCCGGGCCCCCAGCCCGCCTGGCAGTGGGTGTTTAGTAACTGGGCGCTGTTGCCCACGGAGGCTGGGTCTCCCACTTCCTCAAGGTCACCCAGAGAGCTTGTCAAAATCCACGTTCCTGTGCCCAACTCCAGCTTTATGAATCAAGAATCTTAGGGACAAGAGCCAGGATCCTGTGTTAAATACACCTGCCGGGTGATTTCGCACGGGATTTGGGGACTCACTGCTCATAGGGCCTCTCTCAGGAGCTGCCAGGACCTGTCACCCCTGCTGCATACCTCGTCCCCTTCCCCCAAACTTTGAAAGCACGCCCTGGTTCTGTCTGCAGAGGGTCTTGCCAGCATTCTCTTAACAATGCCCACACGCACATCTGGGCTCAGTGATGCTCCCGGCACGGTTGTGGTTTCCTCCCAACCGGGGCTGCTCTCTCGGCTCGGGTTCTGAGCCCCCCGAATGGAGAAGCCTGGCTAAGCAGCCATTGCCTCGGGTTCCTCACGGTCAGCATTCGGCTCAGGCCTCTGCCAAACTCCAGAGGCCAGAGGGGAATGACACGTTTTTCCAAGTCAGCAAATGGAGCCGGGACTGACGGCTGGGCGGCCGCTGCCTCAGTCTCAGATTTGCTGCCTTCAGCAGTGTGGCAGGCCCAAGGTCGGAAGGACTCAGGGCAGCCTGGCTCACTGCCTCGAGATCTAGTCACGTGCTGCTCTTTCCAGAGCGGAATGCGGGGGTCTGCGGAGCCCTGGGAGCCTCTGGAAGAAGCgggaggagcagggtggggagaaggggtgcACCTTCTAGGCTGAGCCCTTGCTTTGCTCACGCAGGGGTAAAAGGCTCAGCTGTTCTGGCTCCCTCTGGTGGCTGGCCAAGCCCCTGCGTCCCTGTCAGTGACTAACAAGGAAGAAAGCCAGGCCGGGCGGCGGGGAAGATGGGAATTGATTCCAGGTTAaagtgttgtatttttatttgttgggtTGGTTATACTGGTATAAAAACCCAAAAGCTTTCTAAAGTTTGGGACCCAGTTCCTCTGCTGGAGGAAATCCTGCAATGGCCACTAGGTGGTGCGAAAGTCACACCGAACTTGGAGAAGGTTCCGGTACCTtaactgggggagaggcagagaggcagaccctAGAGTTTTTGCTTGTTCTGTACCCTCTCTGCAaggcctgcttctcactctgggTCTGGGTGCTTGGGCATGGTGGTAAACACTGAGTGCTAGCAGGGCCGAGGGCTCCTTTTTGTCTACCCGGGGCCTAGCTGAGACGTGGCTGGCACGGAGCGGACTGCTGCTGTGTTGTGGTGGTTCTCCATTGCTCCGGGCTCGGCTACGCCCACCCCAAGCCCCCTGCCACCCTGCACCAGGGTGTCACTGCCCCTGGTTCCCCCAGTTCGTGAATGAGTGACCTGGCCTGGCTCACTCTGACCgaggggtggggcacaggggACCTGGAGTTCTGTGTGCTTCTGGCTGGAAGGGGGCAGTGTTGCCTGTGGAGACTGGGGAACCAGGACGGCTGGTGCAACTAGGAGAAAAAGCAGAACAGCCAGAAGTTGGCAGTAGAACCGGGcatctcctccccatctcctgggACCTGTCCTCGTAGCCCTGGGCATCCCAGAAGAGGGTCCCCACCTCACAGGGCTTCTGGCGGCTCAGGAAATGCAGCCCTGGCGCCTTTAAGAGCCCAGGGCAGGCAGGAAAAGAATTTCAGTTTCAATCTGGCTTCTAAATTTGGAGTTTTGGGAAGGGAGGGATCAGGTTTCAGCTGGAAGGGAAGGAGCTGACAGGAAGGCGCTGTGCAGagcctccccccatcccccctcaGTTACTGACAGAGGAACCATTTACAAAAGGCCGATTCTCTTGGGAGTGGAGAGGCAGGAACGCAGCGTCTGTGAGTAATTTCCTGCTCAATATGGCTGCTCTGACTCACACGATTCCCCTGGGGTCACTGCGGGACTGCAGCTTGCTTGCTCGTTCTcgctctttcccttctccctttgtgGCTAGaatgagctaatttttttttttttgtcttctcgCTCCCGATTCCTTTTATCCCCTTCGtctgttttcctttcccagaGTTGCAAAGTCTCCTTCCGAAGGACTTAGGGAGACCTGGGGACACTgaaggcctgggggtggggtggggtggggcagcccCTCTCGAGAAATAGCATCTCTGGGGGGGCAGCCTCTCTCGAGAAAAAGCATCTCTGGCTTTTCCACGGGGAGGGCCAGGGCCACTGGGGCTCTGCCAGCAGGCCAGAGAGGCCTTTTGGGGTCCCCTCCCGTGCCCCCAGTGGGTGAGGCTGGCGCATGAGGCGGAGCCTCTGGTTTCCCAGCATCCTGGGCTGGCCCTGGCCTCGGGGCCCTAGCTGAGCAGGCTTCTGGAGCTATGCTGTGGGACTAGGCCAGCAGGGTGCCTTGGGGGGCAGTTTGGTCACCAGGCCTTGTCCAGAGTGAAACTGATGACACCGCTCCAGCGGTCCCTGAACTTCTCTGGGCCTGGAAGTGTGCAGGAGAGGACTGGAGCCAGCGCTGGTCCCCAAGGGGCAGAGAGCTttgggggaaggggcggggcgaGAGGGAGGGATGGtagctgggggtggagcctgctggagtaggtggtggggcgggggtacAAAGCTCCTGCAAGGGCTGCCCACCCTCAGGCTCTGGGTATCAGCAGCCATCCCCATCCCAGAGGAGGGAGCCTTCGAAATAGAGAGGTGGGGAAGATAGTGGGTGTAGGCCCTGACCCCAGGAAGAGCCCCGCGGCCACCAgggtgggtcttgtttttgtctcCCACCTCAGACTGTGGCCCTCTCTGCTGGAGAAAGGGGTCTGTTGTCCTTGCTACTGAACCTGGGGGTTGAGACAGGCTTTGGGGGAATTTTAGCCAGGAGAGGGCGGCAACAGCAGTAGATGGCAGCTTTTTGGACTTAAATCTTGCAGTTCGGTGCAAGGCCTTATGGGAGAAGTGAGAGGTGTGTGGGAGTGGGGTATGGGAGTGGGCCGCCTGGGGAGTGCACAGCCAAGCAATGGGGGGTATTATGAGTTCCTTGGCCCCCCTTCTTATGCCCGATATGGAGGAGCTTTGGGTCCATCCTTTCTTCCTGAAACAGCTCTCCTCCAGCCCCGCCTCTGCTCCCAGCCTTTTCTGGAACCTTCCACCCACTCAGGGTCCAAGTCTCTGCTTCCTTGCCAGCTCAGCCTCTTTGCTTTCCGGACTCTTTCTTCTGAAGCCTGGGGCTCAGGGTGCTGAGCCCCATTCCTGCAGCCAGCGTCAGTACTGTTTCTGAGTTGAGGGGGGCAGTGTTGAGGGGGATTGAAATGCCTGCGAGCTACAGACGTGCCGGCCTGGTGCGGAGGGCCTCCCTGTCTCAGGGCTGCGGTTTCTCGTGTCGTGGGAACTTCACTGGGCTGGCTGCAGAgtctctttccttcctggagGGTCAAACTCTCTGGCAAGAGGAGGGACAGGAATGGAGCTGTCCTTGCTCCAGCCTGTCCCTTGCTGCTGTCAGTGCCATCCCTTCCTGACCTCCCAGCCAGGTCGGGCGGGCTTTCCAGAACAGACGTTCCTCCCGAGTCTGCTGCAGGTGCCCCCGGCTCACGGCTCATGTCTgccccctcttttcctccctcccttttgccTGCCCTGCAGAGCGCAGTTGGATGCCTGGGTTTGGTCTTCCCCACCTTGCCCTTCGCCCAAACCCGCCCCCTCCCAGGCGGCAGGTACAGCCCGAGTCCCGGGGGCAGAGCCTGCCCTGCGAGTGGGGCCTGGGAGGGCCGGGGAGGCTGATGCTGCTCTTTATCCGACCGGGAGCAGGTCCCTGTGCTGGTGGGGCGCTCTGTGGCTGCGGGGGCATTGCTAGGAGTCCCAGCTGGTGCTTGggttgagattttatttttctgaggctGCTGAATGTGGTGGGTGGTGGGAATCGGGCTCCCTTTTTTTTGGCtgtggaagaaagagaatgacCCTGGAGGTTATATTTTCCCTGTGGGTCTTTCAGACTGAGAGACCGTCTCTGATGCTTATGGGCGCCTCTGTGTGtacgcgtgtgcgtgtgtgtgtgtcccctccctcccagatGGTGCAGCCAAGTCCTCGAGCATACATGCGCacgtgtgcgtgtctgtgtgcaCATATACGCGTGCACGTGTGTGCTTTAGTGCgtgcacacacgtgtacacatacGTGCGAGACCTTGCTGCTGGGATCCGGGGATGAGCTCCCAGGTGGCCCGCCTCTCCAGCTGTGGATTCTCTTTTCCAGATGAAGACAGGCCCCTTTGCAGAGCACTCCAACCAGCTGTGGAACATCAGCGCCGTGCCCTCCTGGTCCAAGGTGAACCAGGGTCTGATCCGCATGTACAAGGCCGAGGTGAGAAGGGTGGGCCGGCGCTCCTGATCCTGGGGCTGCCGACCACACCCCGCACCCTGCTGCCTTGCTCCAAATCTTGGGCCAGCTTCTCTGACGCTGCAGGCCTCAGAGTCTCTCTCGGTCTGTGGGATGGGCACCCAGAGAATCTCTGGGCTGAGGCCCGGCTCTGCCCTGTGACCGAGTCAAGGCCCTGCAACTCAGGGCCTTGTCAGATGGCCAGAGGCCCCTCACAGCCGTGTCTCCCACGGGGGCATGTAGGCGGATGGGCTTTGGAGGCAGCAGCCAAGTTGGTTCTCCTCAGGCATTGGTGGTTCTGATCCCTGGGCAGGTGGGGGTCTCCCGGAAGGCCCAGAGCTGACATTTCTGGCAACCACTTCAGGTGGTCCTCCTGCTCTCTGGTGGGAGAACATCGTGAGGACGTGGGTTCCCCGAGCTCCCCCTGCTGGGAGTTCGCTGCCCAGCTCCTGAGGGCATCCTCTGCCCTCTTTCCCCTTTGGCACCTTTTCCCCACCAAGTAGGGAGGAGACATTTTCTTGCCATCCTGTCCCTTCCGCTAGCTCCTTTCACATCTGTGCACACCAATGCCAGAGCTGCATGACCTTGGCCAGGGAAGGGCCTCCATGTGAAGTCCTTCGCGCAGAGTCACGAGTTCTCCAAGTCCCCTCTTTCCGCCCTCAGGCTGGTGGTCTTTGATGTTGCCCCATGCCCATCTCCTGATGTTTGGCCATCCCTCTCTCACGGAGGGAGGGGGGGTTGTTCTCTGGGTCTACTTCATTATGCTCCTTACGCAGACCCCATCAATGGAGGCAGGGGGCGCTGGGAGAAGAGGGCATTAGAGGCTTGGCTGTGGTTTGGTAGTATAGATGCTTCCAGTTGGCCCTGTTCCCTCTACATGGCCTTGAAGGGGTTAATGGCGCtggcctctctctcccttccgccccctccccctctggtcCCCTTCCTCTGGACTTCACATCCTGTGTTTAGGTTCCAGCCCACATACCTCTCTAATCTGAGAGGCGCGGGCTGCCGGGCTGCCGCTCACTCCTTCCGGGCTTGCCCACTGGGCCCTCCAGTCCGGCTGTCTCCTGCCTGGAGAGCTCCCGGGACACTGCCCTCTGGGTGTCCTATTGTTCCTGACACACCCCCCACCTGTCCCTGCCAGTCCCCTAGTGGGTGCCGATGGGgaacccctccccactgctggggGCTGCGTGCAGTATGAGTGGAGGGCCTGGCCCCTCCGGTCTCCCATCCCTGCTCCCGGCTGCCACTGCCACGGCCAGGACTCCTGGCGGCCAGGGCTCTGGGCCTTTCCTGCTTGGGGTCCGAAGTGCTACCCTTCCTGCATGGCTCTCCCTCGAATGACTCACTGGAAACTTAtcctgggcggggtggggggtgggggggctcagggcagagcaggagcccctgcctccttcccctacCTTCCCCTCGCAGAGCTCCCGCCTGATGGGCTAGGGTTCCTCACGGCGCCACAGTCGcaggaacaaaacagaacagttaCAGCAGTTGTGGGATTTCTGCGGCTGCGGCACCGTGGGCCCTGCAGCTCAGGCCCAGACCGGGGGGTCCCTAGGGGACCCCTGCGTGCCCTTCCCAAACCCGGGGGAAGCTGCAACTCTGCGTGCGAGCAGGCATGATATGGGCTGGCAGTCTTGTGGGGGGTGCTATGTGGCGACCAGACTCCTGTGTAGGACGGCGCTGGGGCCCCTGACTGCGGGTTTAGGAACCCCGCATCTTTGTGATGTTCGGCGCTCGTTTGTAAGGTTCTAGTGGGTACCCCTTGGTCTTTTGGCCCCTGAGAGCCTGGGGGATTGCCTGCCCCCTTCCCAGAGATCCCAGGGAAAAGACTCGTGTTTTCAGGTTAGCTCTCAGTCAGTGGGCAGGACCATGAGTCTTAAAGTTCGGAGCAGGGTTAGCAAGGTCAGGGCCACCAGAGTTGGCTCTTGGAGGGGAGCTGGTCCCCTGAGCTGCCACAGAGGCCTGACCAGGCCTGGCATTAGGTGGCCTCAGGTTTTGGGACCTGCTGTGTGCATCTCTGCCCCTGCCTTTCTAAAGTGAGGAGGAAATATATTCAGTACCCTTATGGTTGGCGGGGCCTGTCTTTCCCGAAGGCTGTCACTGCTGGTGCTCCCTTCCGGAGGGCCTTGTCATGGCATGGAGAACCCCTTCTCCCCCTTGAAACACGGGCACCTAGAAGGGCCTCCAGATCTGGGCCTCCAGCTGGAAGGTCTATGCTGGGTGGGCTGAGCCCAAGACGCCCCTCTGCCCCGTCCActggcgcccccccacccccccgccacggCTAGCTGGGAGAAGGCCTGCCCAGAGGCTCCCTTCCACTGTTGCTGTTGTCCTGCAGCCCTGGCCTGCCTTTGCCCCAGGTAGCCTCTTACCTTGAACCCAGTCCCTCTCCTTTGCTGGGGCCCTGGGGGGACTTGTTCTGGGTCCCCAAGGCAGAGTGCAGAGAaatgcccctgccccctcctgctaAGCCTCTGGCCTTTGCAGCTTCTCTTGAGTGAGAGCTAGAAGCAGGGTGACCTTTGACCCTTTCTGGAATTCCAGGGCCCTAGGGGCCCCCTTTTACAAACTCCCACCACTTCCTTGATGACATAAGCACAATGGCAGCTGCCTTTGCCTCTGGCCTAGAGCTCTGCTGTTCCTCCTCTCCGCACCCCAGGGACCCCGCTCCTGCCTGCTCCCCACTTTTTCCGTTCCGGGCCTCGCAGTCTGCCTGTGGCCTGGAGCTCGGCTCCCACACTGGGCTTCATTCTGTGTCCTTCTTCCATTGCATGGAAAGATTGTCCTTTTCCTGCTCAGCTCCTGGGCCCCCTTTAGGCCTTGACTGTCCCCCACTTGACATAACACACAGCTAGTCAAGACCTCCTCGTTTCTGCACCTGGTTGTTGAAGCGAGGGGGCCTGGGCCAGTTGTGGCACACCTTTGTCCCCCTGAGTTAGGAGGAGGCTGAGACCATAGTCACAGAGCAGGACTCGCCCTATCTGAAGCTGTAAGTCCTGTTCCAACCCAGCCATTCTGGTGGTTTTCCGTGGTCAAAGGTATGAGAGAAGGCCATCCGCGCTTGCCGGGAGCTGCTGCCTGAGAGAGTTAGCCAGTGACCTGGCCTGTGTGAGGCACAGCAGGACTGGTGTAgggaggctgggagctggggccCACCCTCCCTTTTCTGGTCCCGGGTGGTGCTAAGCCGTGCCTGGGTCAGAGGGCAGAAGTGTGTGGCCTGGGGCCCAGCTGCCTGTGCGCCAGGCAGACCCTGCCAACCTCCCTATCTCCCCCGGAGCCCTGGGCTGAGGTCCCGTCTGGCCTGGGTTCAGGGAGTCAGGCCATTCCCCTGTTGGGTGTTCTTGTCATCTGCCCCACGCACAGAGCTGCTGGGAATTGCCCTGGGGGTTGGGGAACGTTAACTGGTTCTTACTCTCTGACTGTAAAGTGCCAGCCAAGGTGTCTTTTTCAGTCCAGAGAACTGAAAATTGCAGAAAAATGGGTCTTGGACCCTTCTTAGGCTTGTATCCAAATGTCCCCACACCTCTCCTCCAGGAACAGGACCTGGGCTAGGGGGCTCCCTTATGGCCTGGAAGGTTCATCTCTGGTCCCCaacttcctgccctcccccataTCCCCCCCCCCATGAGGTTGGGCtgccctctctttcctttctccctctccctcactcactcatTATTTGGTGGGTCTGATTGTcatggagtggggggggggggggcgatcTTTGGATAGGAGAGGGTGGTCAGAAGCAGGTAGGAAGCCTTGCCTTTCCCTGAAGGCCTGAGAGCTCCCCTTGGATGGCCCCCTTGCTGGGCTCTGGGTGGATGCTTTCTGGGTACCATGCTGCTCTGAGGCTCCAGAGTTGTGCCCGGGTCCCTTGGAAGCCCGAGAGGCTGAGTGGGCCCCTGATGGGTGCAGTGTCATCCTCACCTctgttctcccctctccccttcacagTGCCTGGAGAAGTTTCCTGTGATCCAACACTTTAAGTTCGGGAGCCTGCTGCCCATCCATCCAGTCACCTCATGCTAGGGGCGGAGCAGCCAGAGCCACCGGGCCACCGTTCCtgtgcctgccctcccctgccccagctccagtcactccctgacccctccccctgttctttCTGTTTGCTGAGAGGCTGTTTGCTGGGGTGAGTGC
This DNA window, taken from Lutra lutra chromosome 13, mLutLut1.2, whole genome shotgun sequence, encodes the following:
- the PTPA gene encoding serine/threonine-protein phosphatase 2A activator isoform X4, whose amino-acid sequence is MGKWKRSQAYADYIGFILTLNEGVKGKKLTFEYKVSEAIEKLVALLNTLDRWIDETPPVDQPSRFGNKAYRTWYAKLDEEAENLVATVVPTHLAAAVPEVAVYLKESVGNSTRIDYGTGHEAAFAAFLCCLCKIGVLRVDDQIAIVFKVFNRYLEVMRKLQKTYRMEPAGSQGVWGLDDFQFLPFIWGSSQLIDHPYLEPRHFVDEKAVNENHKDYMFLECILFITEMKTGPFAEHSNQLWNISAVPSWSKVNQGLIRMYKAECLEKFPVIQHFKFGSLLPIHPVTSC
- the PTPA gene encoding serine/threonine-protein phosphatase 2A activator isoform X1, whose amino-acid sequence is MSIRERPLMCLGTGSKMTDSSEDIPPATQSFIIPKKEIHTVPDMGKWKRSQAYADYIGFILTLNEGVKGKKLTFEYKVSEAIEKLVALLNTLDRWIDETPPVDQPSRFGNKAYRTWYAKLDEEAENLVATVVPTHLAAAVPEVAVYLKESVGNSTRIDYGTGHEAAFAAFLCCLCKIGVLRVDDQIAIVFKVFNRYLEVMRKLQKTYRMEPAGSQGVWGLDDFQFLPFIWGSSQLIDHPYLEPRHFVDEKAVNENHKDYMFLECILFITEMKTGPFAEHSNQLWNISAVPSWSKVNQGLIRMYKAECLEKFPVIQHFKFGSLLPIHPVTSC
- the PTPA gene encoding serine/threonine-protein phosphatase 2A activator isoform X2, coding for MAEGERQSPSDSSEDIPPATQSFIIPKKEIHTVPDMGKWKRSQAYADYIGFILTLNEGVKGKKLTFEYKVSEAIEKLVALLNTLDRWIDETPPVDQPSRFGNKAYRTWYAKLDEEAENLVATVVPTHLAAAVPEVAVYLKESVGNSTRIDYGTGHEAAFAAFLCCLCKIGVLRVDDQIAIVFKVFNRYLEVMRKLQKTYRMEPAGSQGVWGLDDFQFLPFIWGSSQLIDHPYLEPRHFVDEKAVNENHKDYMFLECILFITEMKTGPFAEHSNQLWNISAVPSWSKVNQGLIRMYKAECLEKFPVIQHFKFGSLLPIHPVTSC
- the PTPA gene encoding serine/threonine-protein phosphatase 2A activator isoform X3, which codes for MTAPLDSSEDIPPATQSFIIPKKEIHTVPDMGKWKRSQAYADYIGFILTLNEGVKGKKLTFEYKVSEAIEKLVALLNTLDRWIDETPPVDQPSRFGNKAYRTWYAKLDEEAENLVATVVPTHLAAAVPEVAVYLKESVGNSTRIDYGTGHEAAFAAFLCCLCKIGVLRVDDQIAIVFKVFNRYLEVMRKLQKTYRMEPAGSQGVWGLDDFQFLPFIWGSSQLIDHPYLEPRHFVDEKAVNENHKDYMFLECILFITEMKTGPFAEHSNQLWNISAVPSWSKVNQGLIRMYKAECLEKFPVIQHFKFGSLLPIHPVTSC